One region of Salvia miltiorrhiza cultivar Shanhuang (shh) unplaced genomic scaffold, IMPLAD_Smil_shh original_scaffold_455, whole genome shotgun sequence genomic DNA includes:
- the LOC131004728 gene encoding uncharacterized protein LOC131004728, whose amino-acid sequence MADDLCFWAKDSLIVKHPKKNPLVLRMLVLMFVMVCGVYICAVCLKQIGGHATVRLLSFPVAARPCVATDIEPSDKPYIHFPKPETFSREECACNPVRYFAILSTQRSGSGWFETLLNSHTNISSNGEIFSVKVRRSNISTIVETLDKIYNLDWLTSASKNECTAAVGLKWMLNQGLMQHHEEIVEYFNSKGVSAIFLFRKNLLRRMISILANSFDQSAKLLNGTHKSHVHSTHEAEILASYKPVVNTSLLIPNLRQVEDLVNKSMEYFKSTRHIILYYEDIINNRTKLVDVQNFLRVPLQALSSRQVKIHKGSLSSQVENWGDIEKTLKGTHYQSYLHEDYKL is encoded by the exons ATGGCGGACGATCTCTGTTTCTGGGCCAAG GACAGCTTGATTGTGAAACATCCTAAGAAAAATCCTCTGGTATTGAGGATGCTGGTTTTGATGTTTGTGATGGTGTGTGGAGTATACATATGTGCAGTCTGTCTTAAGCAAATTGGCGGGCATGCGACTGTGCGGTTGTTGAGTTTTCCGGTGGCTGCGAGACCTTGTGTTGCAACAGACATTGAGCCTTCTGACAAGCCCTATATACATTTCCCCAAACCAGAGACTTTTAGCAG GGAAGAATGTGCATGCAATCCTGTTCGGTACTTCGCAATATTGTCCACACAGAGGTCTGGGAGTGGATGGTTTGAGACGTTGCTGAACAGTCATACGAACATTAGCTCCAATGGAGAGATTTTCTCAGTTAAAGTTCGAAGAAGTAACATATCCACAATCGTGGAAACATTGGATAAGATTTATAATCTAGATTGGCTTACAAGTGCCTCAAAAAATGAGTGTACAGCTGCCGTTGGATTGAAATGGATGCTTAACCAG GGATTAATGCAACATCATGAAGAAATAGTGGAATACTTCAACTCTAAAGGTGTTTCAGCGATTTTTCTTTTTAGAAAGAATCTGCTGCGTCGTATGATTTCCATCCTAGCAAATTCTTTCGACCAGAGCGCCAAGCTACTGAATGGGACTCACAAATCTCATGTACACTCAACCCATGag GCTGAGATACTTGCCAGTTACAAGCCAGTTGTTAATACGAGTTTGCTTATACCTAACCTGAGGCAAGTGGAAGATCTCGTTAACAAGTCCATGGAATATTTTAAGAGCACCCGCCATATTATCCTCTACTACGAGGATATAATAAACAATCGAACT AAATTAGTCGACGTTCAGAATTTCCTGAGGGTTCCTCTTCAAGCGCTGAGTAGCCGGCAGGTGAAGATACACAAAGGATCCTTGTCTTCACAGGTCGAAAATTGGGGAGACATCGAGAAGACGCTCAAGGGAACACATTATCAAAGTTATTTACATGAAGATTACAAGTTGTAG
- the LOC131004729 gene encoding probable carboxylesterase 2, with translation MASATKEIAIEMPPYFRLFTDGTIERLPPPINTPPSDDPDAAVRSKDVIIDPDTGVSVRIFAPRHRAPPQKLPLVVYIHGGAFCMGAASSPPFHNFISKLVEKGNLIAVSVDYRLAPENPLPIPFDDSWTAFQWIAGHADGGGADPWLNEYADFRRVFIGGESAGATIANDVAIRAGVRRFGGVEILGIFLVHPFFGNKHVDKVYKILCPTSSGRDDDPRLNPAVDSRIREMPGRRVIFFVAEKDFLRDRGRAYYEGLKKSEWSGEVEIMESEGEGHCFHLFSPNTDKAAAITDRLLAFFNAT, from the coding sequence ATGGCCTCAGCAACCAAAGAAATCGCCATCGAAATGCCGCCCTATTTCCGCCTATTCACCGACGGCACCATCGAGAGGCTCCCTCCGCCAATCAACACCCCTCCCTCCGACGACCCGGACGCCGCCGTCCGCTCCAAAGACGTCATCATCGACCCCGACACCGGCGTCTCCGTCCGCATATTCGCGCCGCGCCACCGAGCTCCGCCGCAGAAACTCCCCCTCGTCGTCTACATCCACGGCGGCGCTTTCTGCATGGGAGCAGCCAGTAGCCCCCCTTTCCACAACTTCATCTCCAAATTAGTCGAGAAGGGAAACCTAATCGCAGTCTCCGTCGACTACAGATTAGCTCCCGAAAACCCCCTCCCGATCCCATTCGACGACTCGTGGACCGCATTCCAGTGGATCGCGGGCCACGccgacggcggcggcgccgaTCCGTGGCTCAACGAGTACGCCGACTTCCGGCGCGTGTTTATCGGGGGGGAGAGCGCGGGGGCCACCATAGCGAATGACGTGGCGATTCGCGCCGGAGTCCGCCGATTCGGGGGTGTGGAGATTTTGGGGATTTTCTTAGTGCATCCTTTCTTCGGCAACAAGCATGTGGACAAGGTGTACAAAATACTGTGCCCTACGAGCAGCGGCCGCGACGACGATCCGCGGCTGAATCCGGCGGTGGACTCACGGATTCGGGAGATGCCGGGGCGGCGCGTGATATTCTTCGTGGCGGAGAAGGATTTCCTGAGGGATAGGGGAAGAGCCTACTACGAGGGATTGAAGAAGAGCGAGTGGAGTGGAGAGGTGGAGATTATGGAGTCGGAAGGAGAAGGGCATTGCTTCCATTTGTTCAGTCCCAATACTGATAAAGCTGCCGCCATAACCGATCGATTGCTTGCTTTCTTCAACGCCACATAA
- the LOC131004730 gene encoding probable carboxylesterase 12 — protein MESDPTQITDDFPPFFRVHSSGRIERYMNHEFAPAGHDPQTDVVSKDVAISHVSVRLYLPNPKTSPSDPKPPLIFYIHGGGFCIESAFSSSYHRHLNALASQSRSLVVSVEYRLAPEHPIPACYDDSFAALKWVDSHTRPGQGPDPWINDHADLQRVFLAGDSAGANIAHNTLVRARSDGRFGLGFSGLVLIHPFFGLGKPDRVWDYVCPGSAGPDDPRLHPMAHPDVLSGLGCGKVLVCVAEKDFLRSRGSSYYQSLKKSDWNGVVEIFETPGEQHVFHLFNPTCDNAASLLTRIAEFLNSGVRVLSHV, from the coding sequence ATGGAATCCGACCCGACCCAAATAACCGACGACTTCCCCCCCTTCTTCCGAGTTCACAGCAGCGGCCGCATCGAGAGATACATGAACCACGAGTTCGCCCCTGCCGGCCACGACCCCCAAACCGACGTCGTATCCAAGGACGTCGCCATCTCGCACGTCTCCGTCAGGTTATACCTCCCCAACCCCAAAACCTCCCCCTCCGATCCCAAACCCCCGCTCATCTTCTACATCCACGGCGGCGGCTTCTGCATCGAATCCGCCTTCTCCTCATCTTACCACCGCCACCTCAACGCCCTCGCCTCCCAATCCCGATCCCTCGTCGTCTCCGTCGAGTACAGGCTCGCCCCGGAGCATCCCATCCCGGCCTGCTACGACGACTCCTTCGCCGCCCTCAAATGGGTCGACTCCCACACCCGCCCCGGCCAAGGGCCCGACCCCTGGATCAACGACCACGCTGATCTCCAGCGCGTGTTCCTCGCCGGCGACAGCGCCGGCGCCAACATCGCGCACAACACGCTGGTTCGGGCCAGGAGCGACGGCAGGTTCGGGCTTGGATTTTCGGGCCTCGTCCTGATCCACCCCTTCTTCGGGCTTGGGAAGCCCGATAGAGTGTGGGATTATGTCTGCCCCGGGTCGGCCGGGCCGGATGACCCGCGGCTGCACCCGATGGCCCACCCGGATGTGTTGTCAGGTCTGGGTTGCGGTAAGGTGCTGGTTTGCGTGGCGGAGAAGGATTTCTTGAGGAGCAGGGGATCGAGCTATTACCAGAGCTTGAAGAAGAGTGATTGGAACGGCGTCGTAGAGATCTTCGAGACGCCTGGGGAGCAGCACGTGTTTCATTTGTTCAATCCCACGTGCGACAACGCTGCGTCGTTGCTCACCAGGATTGCTGAGTTTCTCAATTCTGGAGTTCGTGTGCTGTCGCATGTTTAG